Proteins encoded within one genomic window of Glycine soja cultivar W05 chromosome 1, ASM419377v2, whole genome shotgun sequence:
- the LOC114421890 gene encoding CBS domain-containing protein CBSX1, chloroplastic-like — MDSVLLHLHLHTLPPLSSATHRPLCHPLAASSASFHRSSPPLPRFRFSPLLAANTLTANNISPRSGLYTVGDFMTKKEDLHVVKPTTSVDEALEILVENRITGFPVIDDNWKLVGVVSDYDLLALDSISGHGLKDNMFPEVDSTWKTFNEVQKLLSKTNGKLIGELMTTAPMVVRETTNLEDAARLLLETKFRRLPVVDAEGRLVGIITRGNVVRAALHMKQANQKKA; from the exons ATGGACTCGGTTCTCTTGCACTTGCATCTCCACACTCTCCCTCCTCTCTCCTCCGCCACTCACCGCCCTCTCTGCCACCCTCTCGCCGCCTCCTCCGCTTCTTTCCACCGCTCTTCTCCTCCTCTCCCACGCTTCCGCTTCTCGCCGCTTCTCGCCGCTAACACCCTCACCGCTAATAACATCTCG CCAAGAAGTGGACTATACACTGTTGGTGACTTTATGACAAAGAAAGAGGATTTACATGTGGTGAAACCGACAACATCTGTGGATGAAG CTTTAGAAATTCTTGTTGAAAACAGGATAACTGGTTTTCCCGTGATTGATGATAACTGGAAACTG GTTGGTGTTGTTTCAGATTATGATTTGTTAGCACTGGACTCTATATCAg GTCACGGGTTAAAGGATAACATGTTTCCAGAAGTTGACAGTACTTGGAAA ACTTTCAATGAGGTTCAAAAGCTGCTAAGTAAGACCAACGGAAAGTTGATTGGTGAATTGATGACCACTGCCCCTATGGTCGTTCGTGAGACCACCAATCTCGAGGATGCTGCGAG GTTGTTGCTAGAGACCAAATTTCGACGCCTTCCAGTTGTAGATGCTGAGGGTAGACTG GTTGGGATTATCACAAGAGGAAATGTTGTAAGAGCCGCACTCCACATGAAACAAGCGAACCAAAAGAAAGCATGA